The DNA sequence ttgacagtctgccgcgtatgtgcactatgtgacaaaaatgtcaacaaatgccggaaatgtcacgaaactgaacttaatatgtactaatgtatagaaaaaacggtacaaaatgaaaatgccgttcgaagcgaaccaaaaaattatgaattccgaattcaacatcgtgaaaatggctgcttcagaacattttactgtgtgttctgcattaattgtttactttcgtaatactttttggtttctaatctctttctatatgggtcagaataaccaaaagactttgaaaaatcttttcaaatgaataaagcgaaaaaatcatacatacgaacaaaaatcacaacacttttagcattttcttcgttaccacatgcgtttgttttagtttttaagtcggccattagacagtgactgcagtgccccctatagttcgttggagttgcgaattgaaaaaaatatcatcaaagtttaattcgcaactccaacgaactatagggggcactgaagtcactgtctaatggcggatttaaaaactaaaacaaacgcatgtggtaacgaagaaaatgctaaaagtgttgtgatttttgttcgtacgtatgattttttcgctttattctttttaaattaattttcaaagtcttgtggatattctggaccacgtagaaagaaatgagaattcaagaagcattactaaacgtcaaagattaatgcaaactacgtagttcgtagttctaagcagctatttccacgatgttgaattcgatatttatcaattcttgataaaactaaataataattgtggcctgacaagaataacaattaatgctagaaaattcaatatgacattacaaattgttatcgaaagaagatgatacttttttgccttgcttggctagcgtttattgttttccatttgtagctgagttatttctctcgaattcccgaatcggttaatttaaaaattttctgtttcgatttttctaatttctgagttacgatttaattgtgtcatgttatgcaaatcatcaacaaatttctcacggatatatggtggtagttttcttttcagttgattgaccattatttcttttcacttatcgaattctgtaatcttactaccattttattccactcatgataaaaattaaaaatggtttaactaaaaacgcgaaatctcgccaaggctactttgctcgcactatactaaaactataaccctaaacaaatttggcgaaacctttcagctgagaataaaaggaataaagtaaattctttctcggttattcattttgttctacgataatatattcaagaaaatattttgcatactgtccattccaactaaatgctgctgtaaaatatggtaagtttaattaatttaagattaaaaaaaaccccatattcttacaaattcatacaaaacaataaaaaattttaccttgtataacgttatccaagtttgttaatccagaattttcgctttcaccaattattaaggaaataatgaaaactaacattattttgagaagctcgagaatactactaagggacgaattaatttctttagctgaaagcaaactaagacacatcgattgcgttaataaatactcagaacaaactgcctgtgtttacgtcaacagacacacgtggaacgcaacgtggcaatgttttagtttcatttgcagttttgtaaatcaccgcaaggtaacgtattcgagcgctggagttccgaataacttactgaatttttgttgtttcagcaatgaaataatgccgtcacgcatgctatggcgcgagtttcattgttggtgacgtcagcgttactggatcagtgaattggctgttatatattagaaaatcgtccgtcatggtatgacgggtaaaaattgcttctactcttctacatttgaacgaagccattgcctgtttggtgatattttgatcgttgaaattttaatcctaacccCAGTGGATTAACCTAGAGCTCCtcgaaaaagacaggctgacttatccgacattttggttccaagacaaaattggatccaacctcgtttctagtatttataaatacgttataatattctctggttgctatgtcgtaaagcaattgatgataagttgagtaaaatgtcacctaaggtaaatctagaaagattacttagttcacaaattcaacaaaaacgtatcaagaaatgtttactgtaataaacctcatttttttaccttatttgtttttaatttgtataaattaaatcgtcttcatctacagaataaaatactcaaacatcaatcaggtaacacatctaaagctttgccaccacttttctgaaatgagacttttgcaaaaatactatttttttcgcccgacaattttggaaccaaaatgtcggataagtcagctccccttatataggagccttagattaaccctaaactccagtaggtaacgtttattgttgaccttttttttttttttgtttcttcattcccctaaaatgactgtcttaccagtaaaacagttaagtaaccagatcgaattcagccttgtcacaataaagcctttccctgcatgttaaacattaccaaaacatattatcaaattaccatgccgtggcgcgagtttcattgttgaaactcgcgggttactcgatcattgggtATTATTATTCATATGAGAATGAGGATTTGAGACGAAATCGCTCAATATTACTGTTGCGTAAAACCTTGGTTTTCTCCGATGCTGttctttttttgagttgtgtcgcTTTCCTTGCCAGCACGTtatattagtgtaaaaaaatgtgACTCATTGAAAGATGTTTGAGAGTAGGCTCTGTATTTCAAACTCTCTATTTTTCAGACAAACCATGTGAAGTGCACCCCGGAAAACTACCGCTGAGGGACCACGTCTACTTATTTATGTGTCCATGTGGAGCAGGTCTTAAATGTGTGCCAAAGGACGGACTCGTCGGAGTAAGTGCTTTAACATTACTTACGGGTTTATTCGCCAATCTATTCGAACCTCCGACAGACACCACAGCCGCCAATCGAAACTTTTTCAGCCAACAACTGCTTTATGTTCGCCATCCGGGCTGAACCTCAGTCAGAGACACCCGCATTGCAGAATGAAATCTTTTTCAACCAATCAGAAGGCTTCATTTGGCGGTTTATGTGTCTAACAGAGGTTCGAGTCGGTTGGTGAATATGATCGTGAACGCATTTGCGCTGAAGATATTAAAAACtagaaattttgacaaaaagtgatAAGTAATGaatctattaaaatttaaaggaacaaaaatcAAGTACTTAGACAATATAAAACGTACGCTTGTTCATTATTTAACTTTTGTTCATTACTTCTAAAACATAAACATACATATTGTTATAGGTTTACGTTTCAgaacgagaatttttttttccttcatatcaTGTCATTGTTTAGTGTTTATCAACAATATAGTGGACTATTGTCTGACCACGGGTTGTATAGAgaagcaaacatccggtttatagacggatatgtacgcatctattagtttttagggacgTCAGCTTTTACAGATGAATGGAagtctctaaattaagcagagtctcattcaaatgagcggaacacgcgcattaaatttttactttcccccctcattcagatagactcgttttaactggacgtttgccaattccatacaatccgtggttgaacagtaGCTGCAAGCTCGATAACTTCTTTATATTATGCTATTTTTTCTTAGATGTCTTGAAACGCATTTACAATCAATCACCATCATTgttcattcacaaaaaaaaaaaaaggttcccgGTGGCAATCATTCCTATTGTAGGAAACAAATAATTTGCTATTCTATCACTTCTCCCCTCCTCAAAGTTCATTTGTAAATTTCTTGAACAATTAACATTCAAACTTTTGAAATGCTGTGGACCAACTTTGGACTCAGAGGTCATAACAAATTACAGATGTAAAACAGCGAAATTGTTGTTTTCCAGTGTAATTCATTCAATCGCCTCATGAGATTAGCTCTTATTAATAAGCACCACTGCTCATCCGGATAACAGGCAAGTAAATTGCTTGCGAAgaatagggagggagggggggctgccacattatttatatataacacacttttccgttgaaagaggtgttccaaaattgtgttttaaaacttcgattttgTAGTAATTCCGAGGAATgtttcgaacccccccccccccctctaaaatgaTCGAAGGTCGTCTTaaattgcgctttttttttttttttggaacttcagttttgaaaaactaccGGAGGAAAGTCACCGAACATATTCTTTCCACTAATAACacataaaatttgacttaataagacttaaattttgcaaaatgccaGGGAAGACCTCCAAACTAATCCTTCTatcatcaccaaagatcgtctgaaattttctttttgatccGAAAAGTTTCCGGGAAAGAGATTCGAGCCCCTTTCATTTTCTTAACGTcgtcaaagatggcctacactagcgttttaggacatcaatttggAAAATTTGCCGATGCAGGATCCCACGCTCCTCCCTTGTATCCTTCCTTGATTTATAACTAAAAATATGATGATcacgttcatttatttatttatttaatttcagaaacttatGGGTACTTGCCAAGAAGATAGCGGTGAAGAGgaataatgtttttgaaatagATCTGCATGTTGCTTCCAGCCAATTGTATAGACCATTTCAAAgcataataaaattataaatacctcatttttggaacttttgtatttaaaaatatggtAAACCTGACCAGAGAACTTCCACGGAATCAATCCTttgcagggttgggtttttgacGTCAAAAACCAGTAGAAAACTGTCAAAAACCTGATGAAAATGTCAAAGACTCAAAAACCTGTCAGATATTCACATTATTATCAAATACAGTGATTATTAATCATTTTTATAAACACACTACCGCCACGGCTGTGCCTgtggtaaaatttaaaagaaaatatctgcGAGACCACTGTTGCTGTATTCATAATTCACGAATTGAAGAAAGTAAGTTCTACAGCAGAGAATAAATTGtcaaattgaaaagtaattttgccAAACTTTattggggtggggggtggggggaattataaggcagaactacatgcaatacaccgACATCCCGTTATCCCaaccagaaactgcagtttcgtccttgttatggactcatcagtctggaatagggaatagacccagctggaggcagatgtcatctcattgaagctgagagtgccaaaaaaCAGGTAGCTAAATTAGATTTATCTCACCAGCAGAGTCCCAATCAGACATGTACGAAATTGCAGACTCTGGATGAGATAACTGAGCTGTCGGTATGGTATTTGCTAacgctggttttgagagcagatgagtggtaattgatgtaaatccaATAGCTTAATTCACGTTTTTCTTAAAATCTTGATGAATTTAGTGCACAATATCCGAAGAAACACACAGACATGAaatagacttacattatttaccccgaaGTATTTtaagatgtcacaaacacttgttaataatttcattaagcaagtatggattgtttaagtaaaacaattgatttactaatatcaaAACAacgaatacataaactaaaagttactgcttgtgctgaataatgtttcgtaaacagatatataaagtaaa is a window from the Uloborus diversus isolate 005 chromosome 6, Udiv.v.3.1, whole genome shotgun sequence genome containing:
- the LOC129225297 gene encoding U1-hexatoxin-Iw1e-like is translated as MKVLAACLVFAVTLAVASAALTCMMDKDKCAEDECCVRLGPAGRCKKLQELDKPCEVHPGKLPLRDHVYLFMCPCGAGLKCVPKDGLVGKLMGTCQEDSGEEE